Proteins from a genomic interval of Trifolium pratense cultivar HEN17-A07 linkage group LG6, ARS_RC_1.1, whole genome shotgun sequence:
- the LOC123888839 gene encoding probable indole-3-acetic acid-amido synthetase GH3.6 produces the protein MMTDEELLQKIEELTNNTKHHQLETLNSILHHNCSVNYLQPFFNNNKSVDVDPSTFTRLVPLSSYEDYVDFIHQMADDGNHDPLLSVDPLLCFFYSSGTTSMKPKLIPYFDSTLSKAASFVGHRGSIAVLQRLFPPRPNINKILWFLYADKITTTTKSGIKVMAASSYPLQSGKVTSQQLAMFSSPLEVILGSNVEHQMYCHILCGLRNLDIIDGINAPYAIGLVKVFSFFESKWEQLCDDLDCGFPSHEISDKGMREDVIKTIGGPQHELSNRIRLVCEGKNWGGIVRRLFPNVRFIKCVTTGSMKQYYQKLKFYAGEDVPILGGDYFASECCVGLNLDITQPPETTRFVMLPTFAYFEFLPFQMNENEKDVVEQTVDLTGVEVGKMYEVVVTTYRGFYRYKLGDIVRVVGFHNSSPEVEFVMRAPKSSAEILTEKDLFTAVENFQLALRSTMGIDSIEIVEFANFLDQESTPKQLKVFIEVKEESKFLEERVKLFKTCISSLESGLGALYKVQRDKGHIGNLMIGILRHGAFNQLSDLAIKNGTSASQYKPPKIIRNHEVVNFLEKLAFVTVSMDD, from the exons ATGATGACAGACGAGGAACTGTTACAGAAGATAGAAGAGTTGACCAACAACACCAAACATCATCAATTGGAAACTCTTAACTCAATTCTTCATCATAATTGTTCTGTTAACTATCTTCAacctttttttaataacaacaaAAGTGTTGATGTTGATCCTTCCACTTTCACACGCCTTGTTCCTTTGTCTTCCTATGAAGATTACGTTGACTTTATTCACCAGATGGCTGATGATGGAAATCATGATCCTCTTCTCTCTGTTGATCCTCTTCTCTGTTTTTTCTATAG CTCGGGAACTACTTCCATGAAACCAAAACTGATCCCTTACTTTGATTCAACCCTTTCCAAAGCTGCCTCATTTGTTGGTCACCGGGGCAGTATCGCGGTTCTTCAAAG GTTGTTTCCTCCAAGGCCTAATATCAACAAAATCCTATGGTTTCTCTATGCTGACAAAATTACAACTACAACTAAAAGTGGCATAAAAGTTATGGCAGCTTCTTCATACCCTTTACAAAGTGGTAAGGTAACTTCTCAACAACTTGCAATGTTCTCTAGTCCCCTTGAAGTCATTCTTGGATCAAATGTTGAGCATCAAATGTATTGTCACATTCTATGTGGTCTTAGGAATCTTGATATTATAGATGGAATTAATGCTCCATATGCCATAGGTTTGGTTAAAGTATTTAGTTTTTTCGAGTCGAAATGGGAGCAGCTATGTGATGATCTTGATTGTGGTTTTCCAAGTCATGAGATATCAGATAAGGGAATGAGGGAAGATGTGATAAAAACTATTGGTGGTCCTCAGCATGAATTGTCGAATAGAATAAGATTAGTTTGTGAAGGTAAAAATTGGGGCGGGATTGTACGCAGATTGTTTCCGAATGTTCGGTTTATTAAATGTGTTACGACCGGAAGCATGAAGCAGTACTATCAAAAACTTAAGTTTTATGCAGGAGAAGATGTACCTATTCTTGGAGGAGATTACTTTGCTTCAGAGTGTTGTGTAGGTTTAAATTTAGACATAACGCAACCGCCTGAAACAACGCGGTTTGTAATGCTTCCTACCTTCGCCTACTTTGAGTTTCTTCCATTTCAGATGAATGAGAATGAGAAAGATGTTGTTGAACAAACAGTGGACCTTACCGGGGTTGAAGTTGGGAAGATGTATGAAGTGGTTGTAACTACTTACCGAGGATTTTATCGATACAAATTAGGCGATATAGTTAGAGTTGTTGGTTTTCATAATTCATCGCCTGAGGTCGAATTTGTGATGAGAGCGCCGAAATCTTCAGCCGAGATTCTCACCGAAAAAGACTTGTTTACAGCagttgaaaattttcaacttGCACTTAGAAGTACTATGGGAATTGACTCCATTGAGATTGTTGAGTTTGCAAATTTCTTGGATCAAGAATCGACTCCGAAGCAGTTAAAGGTATTTATAGAAGTCAAAGAGGAATCTAAGTTTTTGGAGGAAAGAGTTAAATTGTTTAAAACTTGTATTTCCTCTCTTGAGAGTGGTTTAGGAGCATTGTACAAGGTGCAGAGAGATAAAGGTCATATAGGGAATTTAATGATAGGCATCCTAAGACATGGAGCTTTTAATCAGTTATCTGATTTGGCTATTAAGAATGGTACATCAGCTAGTCAATATAAGCCACCTAAGATTATAAGGAATCATGAAGTTGTCAATTTCTTGGAAAAATTAGCTTTTGTTACAGTATCAATGGATGACTAA
- the LOC123889763 gene encoding BSD domain-containing protein C22A12.14c isoform X1, protein MNFFKSVFSDDSDPPGSESNNASSTDSPNAPPSDSSPSHHHRNPSASWKNLIKTLSEKSESVIEIYRRDLQEFGTGLKKEIEVAHDSLETVGHVIDQFGNTVIKGTAQIISQGKEAILESDSVQKKNKKQSNLNSKKYSRFDAQIRAIQGDVNTYIEEPFDLERYNKWKLEFSLEGKNEEIEGLLKENDEMDSVYKRVVPNNVDRETFWLRYYYKVYKVKKAEDIRAKLVRRMSKEEDEDLSWDVEDQEYIDDDDDDDDDDDDDDDDDVDEEDESKVEKRDSLLQNKMVEESKVDENLEGVQEKGDGSKVDNVNDSEVDSDKKMTMERNASDGKSIPEESREEKEKEKEEEKELEWDEIEDLSSIHEKKAMGESGSASKVDLLKRLSSAAEEEDLSWDIEDDDEPAKA, encoded by the coding sequence ATGAATTTCTTCAAATCCGTTTTCTCCGACGACTCGGACCCTCCAGGATCCGAATCCAACAACGCTTCCTCCACCGACTCCCCAAACGCGCCACCTTCCGATTCCTCTCCGTCACACCACCACCGTAATCCTTCCGCCTCATGGAAGAATCTAATCAAAACCCTAAGCGAAAAATCCGAATCCGTAATCGAAATTTACCGTCGCGATCTTCAAGAATTCGGTACTGGATTGAAGAAAGAGATAGAAGTTGCACATGACTCTCTTGAAACGGTTGGACACGTCATCGATCAATTCGGAAATACCGTTATCAAAGGAACGGCTCAGATTATATCTCAAGGAAAAGAAGCAATTCTTGAATCTGATTCTGTTcagaagaagaataagaaacAGAGTAATTTGAATTCGAAGAAGTATAGTAGATTTGATGCACAAATTCGTGCAATTCAGGGTGATGTTAATACTTACATTGAAGAACCTTTTGATTTGGAGCGTTATAATAAGTGGAAATTGGAGTTTTCTTTGGAAGGAAAAAATGAAGAGATTGAAGGGTTGTTAAAAGAGAATGATGAAATGGATAGTGTTTATAAAAGAGTTGTTCCTAATAATGTTGATAGGGAAACTTTTTGGTTAAGGTATTATTATAAGGTTTATAAGGTTAAGAAAGCTGAGGATATTAGGGCTAAGCTTGTGAGACGAATGTCGAAGGAAGAGGACGAAGATTTGAGTTGGGATGTTGAAGATCAGGAGtatattgatgatgatgatgatgatgatgatgatgatgatgatgatgatgatgatgacgtaGATGAGGAAGATGAGTCTAAGGTTGAAAAGAGAGATAGTTTATTGCAAAACAAAATGGTGGAGGAATCAAAAGTTGATGAGAATTTGGAGGGTGTTCAAGAGAAGGGTGATGGAAGTAAAGTGGATAATGTTAATGATTCTGAAGTGGATTCTGATAAGAAAATGACAATGGAGAGGAATGCCAGCGATGGAAAGTCTATACCGGAAGAAAGTCGGGAGGAGAAGGAGAAGGAGAAGGAGGAGGAGAAGGAGCTTGAGTGGGATGAGATTGAGGATCTTAGTAGCATTCATGAAAAGAAGGCAATGGGGGAGAGCGGTAGCGCAAGCAAAGTTGATTTGCTGAAGCGCTTGAGTTCTGCGGCCGAAGAAGAAGATTTGAGTTGGGatattgaagatgatgatgagcCTGCCAAGGcttga
- the LOC123889763 gene encoding BSD domain-containing protein C22A12.14c isoform X4 produces MNFFKSVFSDDSDPPGSESNNASSTDSPNAPPSDSSPSHHHRNPSASWKNLIKTLSEKSESVIEIYRRDLQEFGTGLKKEIEVAHDSLETVGHVIDQFGNTVIKGTAQIISQGKEAILESDSVQKKNKKQSNLNSKKYSRFDAQIRAIQGDVNTYIEEPFDLERYNKWKLEFSLEGKNEEIEGLLKENDEMDSVYKRVVPNNVDRETFWLRYYYKVYKVKKAEDIRAKLVRRMSKEEDEDLSWDVEDQEYIDDDDDDVDEEDESKVEKRDSLLQNKMVEESKVDENLEGVQEKGDGSKVDNVNDSEVDSDKKMTMERNASDGKSIPEESREEKEKEKEEEKELEWDEIEDLSSIHEKKAMGESGSASKVDLLKRLSSAAEEEDLSWDIEDDDEPAKA; encoded by the exons ATGAATTTCTTCAAATCCGTTTTCTCCGACGACTCGGACCCTCCAGGATCCGAATCCAACAACGCTTCCTCCACCGACTCCCCAAACGCGCCACCTTCCGATTCCTCTCCGTCACACCACCACCGTAATCCTTCCGCCTCATGGAAGAATCTAATCAAAACCCTAAGCGAAAAATCCGAATCCGTAATCGAAATTTACCGTCGCGATCTTCAAGAATTCGGTACTGGATTGAAGAAAGAGATAGAAGTTGCACATGACTCTCTTGAAACGGTTGGACACGTCATCGATCAATTCGGAAATACCGTTATCAAAGGAACGGCTCAGATTATATCTCAAGGAAAAGAAGCAATTCTTGAATCTGATTCTGTTcagaagaagaataagaaacAGAGTAATTTGAATTCGAAGAAGTATAGTAGATTTGATGCACAAATTCGTGCAATTCAGGGTGATGTTAATACTTACATTGAAGAACCTTTTGATTTGGAGCGTTATAATAAGTGGAAATTGGAGTTTTCTTTGGAAGGAAAAAATGAAGAGATTGAAGGGTTGTTAAAAGAGAATGATGAAATGGATAGTGTTTATAAAAGAGTTGTTCCTAATAATGTTGATAGGGAAACTTTTTGGTTAAGGTATTATTATAAGGTTTATAAGGTTAAGAAAGCTGAGGATATTAGGGCTAAGCTTGTGAGACGAATGTCGAAGGAAGAGGACGAAGATTTGAGTTGGGATGTTGAAGATCAGGAGtatat tgatgatgatgatgatgacgtaGATGAGGAAGATGAGTCTAAGGTTGAAAAGAGAGATAGTTTATTGCAAAACAAAATGGTGGAGGAATCAAAAGTTGATGAGAATTTGGAGGGTGTTCAAGAGAAGGGTGATGGAAGTAAAGTGGATAATGTTAATGATTCTGAAGTGGATTCTGATAAGAAAATGACAATGGAGAGGAATGCCAGCGATGGAAAGTCTATACCGGAAGAAAGTCGGGAGGAGAAGGAGAAGGAGAAGGAGGAGGAGAAGGAGCTTGAGTGGGATGAGATTGAGGATCTTAGTAGCATTCATGAAAAGAAGGCAATGGGGGAGAGCGGTAGCGCAAGCAAAGTTGATTTGCTGAAGCGCTTGAGTTCTGCGGCCGAAGAAGAAGATTTGAGTTGGGatattgaagatgatgatgagcCTGCCAAGGcttga
- the LOC123889763 gene encoding BSD domain-containing protein C22A12.14c isoform X2: MNFFKSVFSDDSDPPGSESNNASSTDSPNAPPSDSSPSHHHRNPSASWKNLIKTLSEKSESVIEIYRRDLQEFGTGLKKEIEVAHDSLETVGHVIDQFGNTVIKGTAQIISQGKEAILESDSVQKKNKKQSNLNSKKYSRFDAQIRAIQGDVNTYIEEPFDLERYNKWKLEFSLEGKNEEIEGLLKENDEMDSVYKRVVPNNVDRETFWLRYYYKVYKVKKAEDIRAKLVRRMSKEEDEDLSWDVEDQEYIDDDDDDDVDEEDESKVEKRDSLLQNKMVEESKVDENLEGVQEKGDGSKVDNVNDSEVDSDKKMTMERNASDGKSIPEESREEKEKEKEEEKELEWDEIEDLSSIHEKKAMGESGSASKVDLLKRLSSAAEEEDLSWDIEDDDEPAKA; the protein is encoded by the exons ATGAATTTCTTCAAATCCGTTTTCTCCGACGACTCGGACCCTCCAGGATCCGAATCCAACAACGCTTCCTCCACCGACTCCCCAAACGCGCCACCTTCCGATTCCTCTCCGTCACACCACCACCGTAATCCTTCCGCCTCATGGAAGAATCTAATCAAAACCCTAAGCGAAAAATCCGAATCCGTAATCGAAATTTACCGTCGCGATCTTCAAGAATTCGGTACTGGATTGAAGAAAGAGATAGAAGTTGCACATGACTCTCTTGAAACGGTTGGACACGTCATCGATCAATTCGGAAATACCGTTATCAAAGGAACGGCTCAGATTATATCTCAAGGAAAAGAAGCAATTCTTGAATCTGATTCTGTTcagaagaagaataagaaacAGAGTAATTTGAATTCGAAGAAGTATAGTAGATTTGATGCACAAATTCGTGCAATTCAGGGTGATGTTAATACTTACATTGAAGAACCTTTTGATTTGGAGCGTTATAATAAGTGGAAATTGGAGTTTTCTTTGGAAGGAAAAAATGAAGAGATTGAAGGGTTGTTAAAAGAGAATGATGAAATGGATAGTGTTTATAAAAGAGTTGTTCCTAATAATGTTGATAGGGAAACTTTTTGGTTAAGGTATTATTATAAGGTTTATAAGGTTAAGAAAGCTGAGGATATTAGGGCTAAGCTTGTGAGACGAATGTCGAAGGAAGAGGACGAAGATTTGAGTTGGGATGTTGAAGATCAGGAGtatattgatgatgatgatgatgatga cgtaGATGAGGAAGATGAGTCTAAGGTTGAAAAGAGAGATAGTTTATTGCAAAACAAAATGGTGGAGGAATCAAAAGTTGATGAGAATTTGGAGGGTGTTCAAGAGAAGGGTGATGGAAGTAAAGTGGATAATGTTAATGATTCTGAAGTGGATTCTGATAAGAAAATGACAATGGAGAGGAATGCCAGCGATGGAAAGTCTATACCGGAAGAAAGTCGGGAGGAGAAGGAGAAGGAGAAGGAGGAGGAGAAGGAGCTTGAGTGGGATGAGATTGAGGATCTTAGTAGCATTCATGAAAAGAAGGCAATGGGGGAGAGCGGTAGCGCAAGCAAAGTTGATTTGCTGAAGCGCTTGAGTTCTGCGGCCGAAGAAGAAGATTTGAGTTGGGatattgaagatgatgatgagcCTGCCAAGGcttga
- the LOC123889763 gene encoding BSD domain-containing protein C22A12.14c isoform X3: MNFFKSVFSDDSDPPGSESNNASSTDSPNAPPSDSSPSHHHRNPSASWKNLIKTLSEKSESVIEIYRRDLQEFGTGLKKEIEVAHDSLETVGHVIDQFGNTVIKGTAQIISQGKEAILESDSVQKKNKKQSNLNSKKYSRFDAQIRAIQGDVNTYIEEPFDLERYNKWKLEFSLEGKNEEIEGLLKENDEMDSVYKRVVPNNVDRETFWLRYYYKVYKVKKAEDIRAKLVRRMSKEEDEDLSWDVEDQEYIDDDDDDDVDEEDESKVEKRDSLLQNKMVEESKVDENLEGVQEKGDGSKVDNVNDSEVDSDKKMTMERNASDGKSIPEESREEKEKEKEEEKELEWDEIEDLSSIHEKKAMGESGSASKVDLLKRLSSAAEEEDLSWDIEDDDEPAKA, encoded by the exons ATGAATTTCTTCAAATCCGTTTTCTCCGACGACTCGGACCCTCCAGGATCCGAATCCAACAACGCTTCCTCCACCGACTCCCCAAACGCGCCACCTTCCGATTCCTCTCCGTCACACCACCACCGTAATCCTTCCGCCTCATGGAAGAATCTAATCAAAACCCTAAGCGAAAAATCCGAATCCGTAATCGAAATTTACCGTCGCGATCTTCAAGAATTCGGTACTGGATTGAAGAAAGAGATAGAAGTTGCACATGACTCTCTTGAAACGGTTGGACACGTCATCGATCAATTCGGAAATACCGTTATCAAAGGAACGGCTCAGATTATATCTCAAGGAAAAGAAGCAATTCTTGAATCTGATTCTGTTcagaagaagaataagaaacAGAGTAATTTGAATTCGAAGAAGTATAGTAGATTTGATGCACAAATTCGTGCAATTCAGGGTGATGTTAATACTTACATTGAAGAACCTTTTGATTTGGAGCGTTATAATAAGTGGAAATTGGAGTTTTCTTTGGAAGGAAAAAATGAAGAGATTGAAGGGTTGTTAAAAGAGAATGATGAAATGGATAGTGTTTATAAAAGAGTTGTTCCTAATAATGTTGATAGGGAAACTTTTTGGTTAAGGTATTATTATAAGGTTTATAAGGTTAAGAAAGCTGAGGATATTAGGGCTAAGCTTGTGAGACGAATGTCGAAGGAAGAGGACGAAGATTTGAGTTGGGATGTTGAAGATCAGGAGtatat tgatgatgatgatgatgatgacgtaGATGAGGAAGATGAGTCTAAGGTTGAAAAGAGAGATAGTTTATTGCAAAACAAAATGGTGGAGGAATCAAAAGTTGATGAGAATTTGGAGGGTGTTCAAGAGAAGGGTGATGGAAGTAAAGTGGATAATGTTAATGATTCTGAAGTGGATTCTGATAAGAAAATGACAATGGAGAGGAATGCCAGCGATGGAAAGTCTATACCGGAAGAAAGTCGGGAGGAGAAGGAGAAGGAGAAGGAGGAGGAGAAGGAGCTTGAGTGGGATGAGATTGAGGATCTTAGTAGCATTCATGAAAAGAAGGCAATGGGGGAGAGCGGTAGCGCAAGCAAAGTTGATTTGCTGAAGCGCTTGAGTTCTGCGGCCGAAGAAGAAGATTTGAGTTGGGatattgaagatgatgatgagcCTGCCAAGGcttga
- the LOC123893043 gene encoding protein RESISTANCE TO PHYTOPHTHORA 1, chloroplastic: protein MNTLIHFSNHYLCRVPYPLLSPVLTNNTNLPRFISTIKRSPYPIACATSNEEFTEEIKVVEPNTNDEGITSTTFSTPIDKELKRVAQKTAATFAPRASTASKNPAVPGSTLYTVFEVQAYVSMLLGGALSFNLIFPSDQPDIWRLMGMWSIWMFTIPSLRARDCSKNEKEALNYLFLLVPLLNVAIPFFVKSFAVVWSADIIAFFGMYAWKLGWLQKSD, encoded by the exons atgaacACTTTAATCCATTTTTCAAACCATTATCTTTGTAGGGTACCCTACCCTTTACTCTCTCCTGTTCTAACCAACAACACTAACCTTCCAAGGTTCATTTCAACTATTAAGCGTTCACCTTATCCTATTGCATGTGCCACTTCCAATGAAGAATTTACAGAGGAAATAAAAGTGGTTGAACCTAACACCAATGATGAAGGAATCACTTCCACTACTTTTTCTACTCCAATTGACAAAGAGCTTAAAAGG GTTGCTCAGAAGACAGCTGCAACATTTGCACCAAGGGCTTCAACGGCATCGAAAAACCCTGCAGTACCTGGAAGTACTTTGTATACTGTTTTTGAGGTTCAAGCTTATGTATCAATGTTGTTGGGTGGAGCTTTGTCCTTTAATCTCATTTTCCCTTCAGACCAACCTGATATTTGGAGATTGATGGGAATGTGGTCCATTTGGATGTTCA CAATTCCTTCATTACGAGCTCGAGATTGCTCAAAGAATGAGAAAGAGGCTCTCAACTATCTTTTCCTCCTAGTTCCATTGCTCAATGTTGCAATCCCATTCTTTGTGAAGTCCTTTGCCGTTGTTTGGTCGGCAGATATAATAGCTTTCTTTGGAATGTATGCATGGAAG CTTGGATGGCTCCAGAAATCGGACTAG
- the LOC123888840 gene encoding sugar transporter ERD6-like 7 translates to MKMEIKEDDVEGGGKQIKGGITEPLIHASKVEQHHHPWMVYFTTFIAVCGSYEFGACAGYSSPTQDAIRKDLNLSLAEYSLFGSILTFGAMIGAITSGPIADFVGRKGAMRVSSAFCIAGWLVIYFSEGPVPLDIGRLATGYGMGVFSFVVPVFVAEIAPKELRGALTTLNQFMIVTAVSVSFIIGTVLSWRALAIIGLIPTAVLLLGLFFIPESPRWLAKRGRTKDFVAALQILRGKDTDISQEAEEIQDYITSLEQLAKPKMLDLFQRRYLRSLTIGIGLMVCQQLGGINGVCFYTSSIFDLAGFPSTTGSIIYAILQIVITGVGAALIDKAGRKPLLLVSGSGLVAGCIFTAVAFYLKVHDVAVEAVPALALTGILVYIGSFSIGMGAIPWVVMSEIFPVNIKGQAGSLATLVNWFGAWLCSYTFNFLMSWSSYGTFVLYAAINALAILFIVLVVPETKGKSLEQLQAAINA, encoded by the exons ATGAAGATGGAAATCAAAGAGGATGATGTTGAGGGTGGTGGTAAGCAGATCAAAGGAGGAATAACAGAACCATTGATACATGCAAGCAAAGTAGAACAACATCATCATCCATGGATGGTTTATTTCACCACATTCATTGCTGTTTGTGGTTCTTATGAATTTGGTGCTTGT GCTGGATATTCATCTCCAACTCAAGATGCTATCAGGAAGGATCTTAATCTGTCTTTGGCAGAG TACTCTTTATTTGGCTCCATCTTGACTTTTGGTGCGATGATTGGCGCAATAACAAGTGGGCCTATTGCTGATTTTGTAGGACGAAAGGGG GCAATGAGAGTGTCGAGCGCATTCTGTATCGCAGGGTGGCTTGTTATTTACTTTTCTGAG gGTCCAGTGCCTTTGGATATTGGTAGATTAGCAACAGGATATGGAATGGGAGTTTTTTCATTTGTG GTTCCTGTCTTCGTAGCAGAAATTGCGCCAAAAGAACTTCGAGGAGCCCTTACTACATTAAATCAG TTTATGATTGTTACTGCAGTATCTGTATCATTCATAATTGGAACAGTACTTTCATGGAGGGCTTTAGCTATAATCG GCCTTATTCCCACCGCTGTGTTGCTTTTGGGTCTGTTCTTCATTCCAGAGTCTCCGAGATGGCTG GCAAAGCGAGGACGCACAAAAGATTTTGTAGCAGCATTGCAAATACTTCGCGGAAAAGACACTGATATCTCTCAAGAGGCAGAAGAAATTCAG GATTATATAACAAGTTTAGAACAGCTCGCAAAACCGAAAATGCTGGATTTGTTTCAAAGAAGATATTTGCGCTCACTCACG ATTGGAATAGGGCTTATGGTTTGCCAGCAACTTGGTGGAATCAATGGAGTTTGCTTTTATACTAGCAGTATTTTTGATCTAGCAG GATTTCCTTCTACGACAGGGAGTATAATTTATGCTATCCTTCAG ATTGTGATCACAGGTGTTGGAGCAGCCCTCATAGATAAAGCCGGCAGGAAGCCCTTACTTTTG GTATCTGGATCAGGACTAGTTGCAGGTTGTATATTTACAGCAGTTGCCTTCTATCTTAAG GTTCATGATGTGGCTGTGGAAGCAGTCCCGGCACTTGCCTTAACCGGCATACTG GTCTACATAGGATCATTTTCAATCGGAATGGGAGCAATTCCATGGGTTGTGATGTCCGAG ATATTTCCTGTCAATATTAAAGGGCAAGCAGGAAGCCTAGCGACATTAGTGAACTGGTTTGGCGCATGGTTATGCTCCTATACTTTCAACTTTCTCATGAGTTGGAGCTCTTATg GTACCTTCGTTCTTTATGCTGCAATCAACGCGCTAGCtatattatttatagttttagtAGTACCAGAAACCAAAGGTAAAAGCCTTGAACAATTACAGGCAGCCATTAACGCGTAG
- the LOC123889763 gene encoding BSD domain-containing protein C22A12.14c isoform X5 — protein sequence MNFFKSVFSDDSDPPGSESNNASSTDSPNAPPSDSSPSHHHRNPSASWKNLIKTLSEKSESVIEIYRRDLQEFGTGLKKEIEVAHDSLETVGHVIDQFGNTVIKGTAQIISQGKEAILESDSVQKKNKKQSNLNSKKYSRFDAQIRAIQGDVNTYIEEPFDLERYNKWKLEFSLEGKNEEIEGLLKENDEMDSVYKRVVPNNVDRETFWLRYYYKVYKVKKAEDIRAKLVRRMSKEEDEDLSWDVEDQEYIDDDDDDVDEEDESKVEKRDSLLQNKMVEESKVDENLEGVQEKGDGSKVDNVNDSEVDSDKKMTMERNASDGKSIPEESREEKEKEKEEEKELEWDEIEDLSSIHEKKAMGESGSASKVDLLKRLSSAAEEEDLSWDIEDDDEPAKA from the exons ATGAATTTCTTCAAATCCGTTTTCTCCGACGACTCGGACCCTCCAGGATCCGAATCCAACAACGCTTCCTCCACCGACTCCCCAAACGCGCCACCTTCCGATTCCTCTCCGTCACACCACCACCGTAATCCTTCCGCCTCATGGAAGAATCTAATCAAAACCCTAAGCGAAAAATCCGAATCCGTAATCGAAATTTACCGTCGCGATCTTCAAGAATTCGGTACTGGATTGAAGAAAGAGATAGAAGTTGCACATGACTCTCTTGAAACGGTTGGACACGTCATCGATCAATTCGGAAATACCGTTATCAAAGGAACGGCTCAGATTATATCTCAAGGAAAAGAAGCAATTCTTGAATCTGATTCTGTTcagaagaagaataagaaacAGAGTAATTTGAATTCGAAGAAGTATAGTAGATTTGATGCACAAATTCGTGCAATTCAGGGTGATGTTAATACTTACATTGAAGAACCTTTTGATTTGGAGCGTTATAATAAGTGGAAATTGGAGTTTTCTTTGGAAGGAAAAAATGAAGAGATTGAAGGGTTGTTAAAAGAGAATGATGAAATGGATAGTGTTTATAAAAGAGTTGTTCCTAATAATGTTGATAGGGAAACTTTTTGGTTAAGGTATTATTATAAGGTTTATAAGGTTAAGAAAGCTGAGGATATTAGGGCTAAGCTTGTGAGACGAATGTCGAAGGAAGAGGACGAAGATTTGAGTTGGGATGTTGAAGATCAGGAGtatattgatgatgatgatgatga cgtaGATGAGGAAGATGAGTCTAAGGTTGAAAAGAGAGATAGTTTATTGCAAAACAAAATGGTGGAGGAATCAAAAGTTGATGAGAATTTGGAGGGTGTTCAAGAGAAGGGTGATGGAAGTAAAGTGGATAATGTTAATGATTCTGAAGTGGATTCTGATAAGAAAATGACAATGGAGAGGAATGCCAGCGATGGAAAGTCTATACCGGAAGAAAGTCGGGAGGAGAAGGAGAAGGAGAAGGAGGAGGAGAAGGAGCTTGAGTGGGATGAGATTGAGGATCTTAGTAGCATTCATGAAAAGAAGGCAATGGGGGAGAGCGGTAGCGCAAGCAAAGTTGATTTGCTGAAGCGCTTGAGTTCTGCGGCCGAAGAAGAAGATTTGAGTTGGGatattgaagatgatgatgagcCTGCCAAGGcttga